The Nocardioides sp. S-1144 genome includes a region encoding these proteins:
- a CDS encoding GNAT family N-acetyltransferase, with product MSSPTADVSVRVAWSDDADAIAAVQVRAWGEQYAGVLPPEAIPTDPAPVAEAWRTSMGRPADARNRVLVALERNRVVGYAVTTPAVDPDCDPIADGELAELAVVPDERGKGHGSRLLQAAAETLEADRFTRAVTWTIATDDRRRAFLESAGWAPDSAHRELDLDGSGTTTLKQVRLHTALA from the coding sequence ATGAGCTCCCCGACCGCCGACGTCTCCGTCCGCGTCGCCTGGTCCGACGACGCCGACGCGATCGCGGCGGTGCAGGTGCGCGCCTGGGGCGAGCAGTACGCCGGCGTCCTGCCCCCCGAGGCGATCCCGACCGACCCGGCGCCGGTCGCCGAGGCGTGGCGGACCTCGATGGGCCGGCCCGCCGACGCCCGCAACCGGGTCCTGGTCGCGCTGGAGCGCAACCGGGTCGTCGGCTACGCGGTCACCACGCCGGCCGTCGACCCCGACTGCGATCCGATCGCCGACGGCGAGCTGGCCGAGCTGGCCGTCGTCCCCGACGAGCGCGGCAAGGGCCACGGCTCCCGGCTGCTGCAGGCGGCCGCCGAGACCCTCGAGGCCGACCGCTTCACCCGGGCCGTCACCTGGACGATCGCCACCGACGACCGGCGCCGCGCGTTCCTCGAGAGCGCCGGCTGGGCTCCCGACTCAGCGCACCGCGAGCTCGACCTCGACGGGAGCGGCACCACCACGCTCAAGCAGGTCCGCCTGCACACCGCCCTGGCGTGA
- a CDS encoding AzlC family ABC transporter permease produces the protein MSDAAPADPVPAGRREIICGSLGVGVATGTYGVSFGAVAVASGLDVVQACALSLLMFTGASQFALVGVLASGGTPFAGAATALLLGTRNTLYGLRLAPLLGYRGWRRVGAAHLLIDESTAMSVTRPTREAARTGFLWTGGAIFVLWNLATLAGAIAGEAIGDPRDYGLDAAVGAAFLALLWPRLDRPLHRVVAVLAAAVALGVVPFTAAGVPVLVAAGVALLAGLLTPRSPAPGAPADGATP, from the coding sequence GTGAGCGACGCCGCACCGGCCGACCCCGTCCCCGCCGGCCGACGCGAGATCATCTGCGGCAGCCTGGGCGTCGGGGTCGCGACCGGCACCTACGGCGTCTCCTTCGGCGCGGTGGCGGTCGCGTCCGGCCTCGACGTGGTGCAGGCCTGCGCGCTGTCGCTGCTGATGTTCACCGGCGCCTCGCAGTTCGCGCTGGTCGGCGTCCTGGCCTCGGGTGGGACGCCGTTCGCGGGCGCCGCGACGGCCCTGCTGCTCGGCACCCGCAACACCCTGTACGGGCTCCGGCTCGCCCCGCTGCTCGGCTACCGCGGCTGGCGGCGGGTCGGCGCCGCGCACCTGCTCATCGACGAGTCGACGGCGATGTCGGTGACGCGGCCGACCCGGGAGGCCGCGCGCACCGGCTTCCTCTGGACCGGCGGTGCGATCTTCGTGCTCTGGAACCTCGCCACCCTGGCCGGCGCGATCGCCGGCGAGGCGATCGGCGACCCGCGCGACTACGGCCTGGACGCCGCCGTCGGGGCGGCGTTCCTCGCCCTGCTGTGGCCGCGGCTCGACCGCCCGCTGCACCGCGTGGTCGCCGTCCTCGCGGCAGCGGTGGCGCTCGGCGTCGTCCCGTTCACCGCGGCCGGCGTCCCGGTGCTGGTCGCGGCCGGCGTGGCCCTGCTGGCCGGCCTCCTGACGCCCCGCTCCCCCGCTCCCGGCGCCCCGGCGGACGGGGCGACGCCGTGA
- a CDS encoding DinB family protein: MTTWNALLREQLTAHWDTQLRPRLDGLGDDEYFWEPVPGAWNVRPRGTGTAPVQAGSGEMTIDFAFPEPDPPPVTTIAWRLGHVIVGVLAVRNAAHFGGAPADYESFAYAATATEALAQLDAEHATWTAGVEGLGEEGLLRPVGAAEGAHAAAPHAALVLHIQREVIHHLAEVALLRDLHAHGAGTAR; this comes from the coding sequence ATGACGACCTGGAACGCACTCCTGCGCGAGCAGCTCACCGCCCACTGGGACACCCAGCTCCGCCCCCGGCTCGACGGGCTGGGTGACGACGAGTACTTCTGGGAGCCGGTCCCCGGCGCCTGGAACGTCCGGCCCCGCGGCACCGGCACGGCGCCGGTCCAGGCCGGGAGCGGGGAGATGACCATCGACTTCGCCTTCCCCGAACCCGACCCGCCCCCGGTGACCACCATCGCCTGGCGGCTCGGTCACGTCATCGTCGGTGTCCTCGCCGTCCGCAACGCCGCGCACTTCGGCGGCGCCCCCGCCGACTACGAGTCCTTCGCCTACGCCGCCACGGCCACCGAGGCCCTGGCCCAGCTCGACGCCGAGCACGCCACCTGGACCGCCGGGGTGGAGGGCCTGGGCGAGGAGGGGCTGCTCCGCCCGGTCGGCGCGGCCGAGGGCGCCCACGCCGCCGCGCCCCACGCCGCGCTGGTGTTGCACATCCAGCGCGAGGTCATCCACCACCTCGCGGAGGTCGCGCTGCTCCGCGACCTCCACGCACACGGCGCGGGGACGGCGCGATGA
- the pspAA gene encoding PspA-associated protein PspAA, protein MTAMIIRILGEGQFDIAEEALDRLNELDSAVEAAIEADDETTFRPALVALLEGVRTVGVRHADDSLDESDLILPPDDASIAEVRQMLSDDGLIPG, encoded by the coding sequence ATGACCGCCATGATCATCCGCATCCTCGGCGAGGGGCAGTTCGACATCGCCGAGGAGGCGCTCGACCGCCTCAACGAGCTCGACTCGGCCGTCGAGGCCGCCATCGAGGCCGACGACGAGACGACGTTCCGCCCGGCGCTGGTCGCGCTGCTCGAGGGCGTCCGCACCGTCGGGGTCCGGCACGCCGACGACTCCCTCGACGAGTCCGACCTGATCCTGCCGCCCGACGACGCCTCCATCGCCGAGGTGCGTCAGATGCTCTCCGACGACGGCCTCATCCCCGGCTGA
- a CDS encoding VOC family protein, translating to MSDPTTREVQVSFDAADPAALCAFWCAALGYEVDAPPPGFDTWDAALDAFGVPPERRNDASAAHHPGGAGPRLFFQRVPETKTAKNRVHLDVRAAPGLRGEERMVALEAECDRLVALGATRVQRHEPAPPLSHGFIVLADPEGNELCLD from the coding sequence ATGAGCGACCCGACGACCCGCGAGGTGCAGGTCAGCTTCGACGCCGCCGACCCGGCCGCGCTCTGCGCGTTCTGGTGCGCGGCCCTCGGCTACGAGGTCGACGCTCCCCCGCCCGGCTTCGACACCTGGGACGCCGCCCTCGACGCCTTCGGGGTGCCGCCCGAGCGGCGCAACGACGCCTCGGCGGCGCACCACCCCGGGGGCGCCGGGCCGCGGCTGTTCTTCCAGCGCGTGCCGGAGACGAAGACGGCGAAGAACCGCGTCCACCTCGACGTCCGCGCGGCACCCGGGTTGCGGGGCGAGGAGCGGATGGTGGCCCTGGAGGCCGAGTGCGACCGCCTCGTCGCCCTCGGCGCCACGCGGGTGCAGCGGCACGAGCCCGCTCCCCCGTTGTCGCACGGGTTCATCGTGCTGGCCGACCCCGAGGGCAACGAGCTCTGCCTGGACTGA
- a CDS encoding aldo/keto reductase family protein has product MEFRNLGASGLKVSAISYGNWLTHGSQVEEDAALACVRQALDEGITTFDTADVYANTAAETVLGKALAGERRQGLEIFTKVFWPTGPGKQNDHGLSRKHILESIDGSLQRLGTDYVDLYQAHRFDHETPLEETMLAFADVVRAGKALYIGVSEWRAEEIRAAAALARELHVPLVSNQPQYNMLWRVIEAEVVPTSEELGLGQVVWSPIAQGALTGKYKPGAELPAGSRATDEKGGADMIKRWMDDDVLERVQRLQPIADEAGLSLAQLAVAWVLQNPNVSSAIIGASRPEQVTENVKAAGITLDADALTAIDDVLGDVVVRDPAKTQSPRRSEMFG; this is encoded by the coding sequence ATGGAATTCCGCAACCTCGGTGCGAGTGGTCTGAAGGTCTCGGCCATCTCGTACGGCAACTGGCTCACCCATGGTTCCCAGGTCGAGGAGGACGCCGCGCTCGCGTGCGTGCGCCAGGCCCTCGACGAGGGGATCACCACCTTCGACACCGCCGACGTCTACGCCAACACCGCCGCCGAGACCGTGCTCGGCAAGGCCCTGGCCGGCGAGCGGCGGCAGGGCCTGGAGATCTTCACCAAGGTCTTCTGGCCGACCGGGCCCGGCAAGCAGAACGACCACGGGCTGTCGCGCAAGCACATCCTGGAGTCGATCGACGGCTCGCTGCAGCGCCTCGGCACCGACTACGTCGACCTCTACCAGGCGCACCGCTTCGACCACGAGACGCCGCTGGAGGAGACGATGCTGGCCTTCGCCGACGTCGTCCGCGCCGGCAAGGCGCTCTACATCGGCGTCTCGGAGTGGCGGGCGGAGGAGATCCGCGCCGCGGCCGCGCTGGCCCGCGAGCTCCACGTCCCGCTGGTCTCGAACCAGCCGCAGTACAACATGCTGTGGCGCGTCATCGAGGCCGAGGTCGTGCCGACCAGCGAGGAGCTGGGGCTCGGCCAGGTGGTCTGGTCGCCGATCGCGCAGGGCGCGCTGACCGGCAAGTACAAGCCCGGCGCCGAGCTGCCGGCCGGGTCGCGCGCCACCGACGAGAAGGGTGGCGCCGACATGATCAAGCGCTGGATGGACGACGACGTCCTCGAGCGCGTCCAGCGCCTCCAGCCGATCGCCGACGAGGCCGGGCTCTCGCTGGCCCAGCTCGCCGTGGCCTGGGTGCTGCAGAACCCCAACGTCTCCTCGGCCATCATCGGCGCCTCCCGCCCCGAGCAGGTCACCGAGAACGTCAAGGCCGCCGGGATCACCCTCGACGCCGACGCCCTCACCGCGATCGACGACGTCCTCGGCGACGTGGTCGTGCGCGACCCCGCCAAGACCCAGTCGCCGCGACGCTCGGAGATGTTCGGCTGA
- a CDS encoding DUF3043 domain-containing protein produces the protein MFRRRKSETSTSDVPGVDLAKSGGKGRPTPTRKEAEAAARARARVPRTRREQMQAQRASRSESSQRVRQGMKDGDERYLLTRDKGPVRRFIRDFVDVRFSFAEIVIPLMIVSLFVQALIIPLFLVLVVDLVVLRLRLRKQLRARFPEESLKGTSYYAITRAMQMKFMRMPKPKMKIGQALPEHYR, from the coding sequence TTGTTCCGTCGTCGCAAGTCCGAGACCAGCACGTCCGACGTCCCCGGCGTCGACCTCGCCAAGAGCGGGGGCAAGGGGCGACCCACGCCGACCCGCAAGGAGGCCGAGGCCGCCGCCCGCGCGCGGGCCCGCGTGCCGCGCACCCGCAGGGAGCAGATGCAGGCCCAGCGGGCCTCGCGCTCCGAGTCGAGCCAGCGCGTCCGGCAGGGCATGAAGGACGGCGACGAGCGCTACCTGCTGACCCGCGACAAGGGCCCGGTGCGCCGGTTCATCCGTGACTTCGTCGACGTCCGGTTCTCGTTCGCCGAGATCGTGATCCCGTTGATGATCGTCTCGCTCTTCGTGCAGGCGCTGATCATCCCGCTCTTCCTCGTGCTCGTCGTCGACCTCGTCGTGCTCCGCCTGCGGCTGCGCAAGCAGCTGCGGGCGCGCTTCCCCGAGGAGTCGCTCAAGGGCACCTCGTACTACGCGATCACCCGCGCGATGCAGATGAAGTTCATGCGGATGCCCAAGCCGAAGATGAAGATCGGCCAGGCGCTCCCCGAGCACTACCGCTGA
- a CDS encoding AzlD domain-containing protein, protein MTWAAIVLGALGCYLLKLSGLAVPPRVLDHPVVSRVADLIPVALLAALVAVQVVATDDGSLALDARVLALGAAVVLLLLRTPFLLVVFGAALVAALARFL, encoded by the coding sequence GTGACGTGGGCCGCGATCGTCCTCGGCGCCCTCGGGTGCTACCTGCTCAAGCTCAGCGGCCTGGCCGTGCCGCCCCGGGTGCTCGACCACCCCGTGGTCTCCCGCGTCGCCGACCTGATCCCGGTCGCGCTGCTGGCCGCGCTGGTCGCCGTCCAGGTCGTCGCCACCGACGACGGGAGCCTCGCGCTCGACGCGCGGGTTCTCGCGCTCGGCGCCGCGGTCGTGCTGCTGCTCCTGCGGACCCCGTTCCTGCTGGTCGTCTTCGGCGCCGCGCTCGTCGCCGCCCTCGCCCGCTTCCTCTGA
- a CDS encoding ROK family transcriptional regulator, which produces MLHSLSGRAESAMQARLLTVLRDQGPLPRTALADRLQVSRTTIAAEVGRLSEIGLTQETGPAQSRGGRRSTMVALADDIRFVGIAIGATGTTVGVTDGRLDVLRTEKVDCRIDMGPDLVLRAALDHVRRLLDELGVERPMGVGVGVPGPVDFGRGVSVAPPLMPGWDGYPVRDTVSRELGCPAVLDNDVNVMAVGELHAGVARHARDFLFVKIGTGIGCGVVVDGELYRGVNGCAGDIGHIQVRGDGRRCVCGNTDCLEAYAGGAALARDATEAAERGRSAVLADLLAEHGLLRACDVGTAVARGDLAAATLLRESGQRVGEVVAGLVSFFNPGLIVIGGRVSGLGHALLAEIRGTAYQRSLPLATGNLPIVLSELVDAGGVIGASRLVSAEVFAPAVAT; this is translated from the coding sequence ATGCTGCACTCCTTGTCGGGCCGCGCCGAGAGCGCGATGCAGGCCCGGCTGCTGACCGTGCTGCGCGACCAGGGGCCGCTGCCCAGGACCGCGCTGGCCGACCGGCTGCAGGTGTCGCGGACGACGATCGCGGCGGAGGTCGGCCGGCTCTCGGAGATCGGGCTGACCCAGGAGACCGGTCCGGCCCAGTCGCGCGGCGGGCGCCGGTCGACGATGGTCGCCCTGGCCGACGACATCCGTTTCGTCGGCATCGCCATCGGCGCCACCGGAACCACGGTCGGCGTCACCGACGGGCGCCTCGACGTCCTGCGCACCGAGAAGGTCGACTGCCGCATCGACATGGGTCCCGACCTGGTGCTGCGGGCCGCGCTGGACCACGTGCGGCGCCTGCTCGACGAGCTCGGTGTCGAGCGGCCGATGGGCGTCGGGGTGGGGGTGCCCGGTCCGGTCGACTTCGGCCGCGGTGTCTCGGTCGCCCCACCGCTGATGCCCGGCTGGGACGGCTACCCCGTGCGCGACACCGTCTCGCGCGAGCTGGGCTGCCCGGCCGTGCTCGACAACGACGTGAACGTGATGGCGGTCGGCGAGCTGCACGCCGGCGTCGCCCGCCACGCCCGCGACTTCCTCTTCGTCAAGATCGGCACCGGCATCGGCTGCGGGGTCGTCGTCGACGGCGAGCTCTACCGGGGCGTCAATGGTTGCGCCGGCGACATCGGCCACATCCAGGTGCGCGGCGACGGGCGGCGCTGCGTGTGCGGCAACACCGACTGCCTCGAGGCCTACGCCGGGGGAGCCGCGCTGGCCCGCGACGCGACCGAGGCCGCCGAGCGCGGCCGGTCCGCGGTGCTGGCCGACCTGCTGGCCGAGCACGGCCTGCTCCGGGCCTGCGACGTCGGTACCGCGGTGGCCCGCGGTGACCTCGCCGCCGCGACCCTCCTGCGTGAGAGCGGGCAGCGGGTCGGGGAGGTCGTGGCGGGCCTGGTGTCGTTCTTCAACCCCGGCCTGATCGTCATCGGCGGGCGGGTCAGCGGCCTGGGGCACGCGCTGCTGGCCGAGATCCGCGGGACGGCCTACCAGCGCTCGCTGCCCCTGGCCACGGGCAACCTGCCCATCGTGCTGAGCGAGCTGGTCGACGCCGGCGGCGTCATCGGCGCCTCGAGGCTGGTCAGTGCCGAGGTCTTCGCCCCGGCCGTGGCGACCTGA
- a CDS encoding helix-turn-helix transcriptional regulator, translated as MADGTTQRVLRLLTLLQQRRTWTGTELAGELGVTDRCVRRDVGRLRDLGYPVHASQGVGGGYQLGAGKALPPLLLDDDEAIAIAVSLRLAAGGTVAGTGEAALRTLAKLDQVMPPRLRSEVRTLHGATETLPGGVAQADGEVLTTLARACRDAVRVRFGYTSRGGGRQERTVEPVRMVATGRRWYLMAFDVDRDDWRTFRLDRMADVVATTWRVPPREHPDPAAFVQRAVTAAPYRHVVRARVSATAAQVRELLPPQVGAVEPDGDAAVLTAGGDQLDWLAVHLALLPWPVEVLEPDALRDVAAELGRRLARMAR; from the coding sequence ATGGCCGACGGGACCACCCAGCGCGTGCTGCGCCTGCTCACCCTGCTCCAGCAGCGCCGGACCTGGACCGGCACCGAGCTCGCCGGGGAGCTCGGCGTCACCGACCGGTGCGTGCGGCGCGACGTCGGCCGGCTGCGCGACCTCGGCTACCCCGTGCACGCCAGCCAGGGCGTCGGCGGCGGCTACCAGCTCGGCGCCGGCAAGGCGCTACCGCCCCTGCTGCTCGACGACGACGAGGCCATCGCGATCGCAGTCTCGCTGCGGCTGGCGGCCGGCGGGACGGTGGCCGGCACCGGCGAGGCGGCGCTGCGCACCCTCGCCAAGCTCGACCAGGTCATGCCGCCGCGGCTGCGCTCCGAGGTCCGCACGCTGCACGGCGCCACCGAGACGCTGCCGGGCGGCGTCGCGCAGGCCGACGGCGAGGTGCTGACCACGCTGGCGCGGGCCTGCCGCGACGCCGTCCGGGTGCGGTTCGGCTACACCTCGCGCGGCGGCGGGCGGCAGGAGCGGACGGTGGAGCCGGTGCGGATGGTCGCGACCGGACGCCGGTGGTACCTGATGGCCTTCGACGTCGACCGCGACGACTGGCGCACCTTCCGTCTCGACCGGATGGCCGACGTCGTCGCCACGACCTGGCGCGTCCCTCCGCGCGAGCACCCGGACCCGGCCGCCTTCGTGCAGCGGGCGGTGACCGCCGCGCCGTACCGGCACGTCGTGCGCGCCCGGGTCTCGGCGACGGCCGCGCAGGTGCGCGAGCTGCTGCCGCCCCAGGTGGGCGCCGTCGAGCCCGACGGCGACGCGGCCGTGCTCACCGCGGGGGGCGACCAGCTCGACTGGCTGGCGGTGCACCTGGCGCTGCTGCCGTGGCCGGTGGAGGTGCTCGAACCCGACGCGCTGCGCGACGTGGCCGCGGAGCTCGGACGCCGGCTGGCCCGGATGGCACGATGA
- the htpX gene encoding zinc metalloprotease HtpX — MARTRFVGDAGLTARMTLVMFLLGGLFVALVVVLAAAAGQGIGILVAVAGIGFAVYQWSSSDKIAMRAMRAREVTPQEAPELHGMIDRLCTLADMPKPRVGIADTSVPNAFATGRSPDRAVVCVTTGILGLLTTQELEGVLAHELSHVAHRDVLVMTVASSSGIAAGMLTQGAQYGGLGFFGGGRRDNNNGLPVWLVVLLVSLVVYAVSFVLLRLLSRYRELSADRAGAYLTLKPAALASALQKISGGMQRVPERDLRQVSAGSALCISPISLKGLASTHPPLEKRLEQLARIQGELDRPTA, encoded by the coding sequence ATGGCTCGCACTCGTTTCGTCGGTGACGCCGGCCTGACCGCCCGGATGACGCTCGTGATGTTCCTCCTCGGGGGACTGTTCGTGGCCCTCGTCGTCGTGCTCGCCGCCGCCGCCGGCCAGGGCATCGGCATCCTGGTCGCGGTGGCCGGCATCGGGTTCGCCGTCTACCAGTGGTCCAGCTCCGACAAGATCGCGATGCGGGCGATGCGGGCCCGCGAGGTCACGCCGCAGGAGGCGCCGGAGCTGCACGGCATGATCGACCGGCTCTGCACCCTCGCCGACATGCCGAAGCCGCGCGTCGGCATCGCCGACACCTCGGTGCCCAACGCCTTCGCGACCGGCCGCTCGCCCGACCGGGCCGTGGTCTGCGTGACCACCGGGATCCTCGGGCTGCTCACGACCCAGGAGCTCGAGGGCGTCCTGGCCCACGAGCTCTCCCACGTCGCGCACCGCGACGTGCTGGTGATGACCGTCGCCTCGTCGTCCGGCATCGCGGCCGGGATGCTCACCCAGGGCGCGCAGTACGGCGGCCTCGGCTTCTTCGGGGGCGGGCGCCGCGACAACAACAACGGCCTCCCGGTCTGGCTCGTGGTGCTGCTGGTCAGCCTCGTCGTGTACGCCGTCAGCTTCGTGCTGCTGCGGCTGCTGTCGCGCTACCGCGAGCTGTCCGCCGACCGGGCCGGGGCCTACCTGACGCTCAAGCCCGCGGCGCTGGCCTCGGCGCTGCAGAAGATCAGCGGTGGCATGCAGCGGGTGCCCGAGCGCGACCTGCGCCAGGTCAGCGCCGGCAGCGCGCTGTGCATCTCCCCGATCAGCCTCAAGGGGCTGGCCTCCACCCACCCGCCGCTGGAGAAGCGGCTCGAGCAGCTGGCCCGCATCCAGGGCGAGCTCGACCGGCCCACCGCGTGA
- a CDS encoding PspA/IM30 family protein produces the protein MSLMKRMSLIFRAKANKALDAAEDPRETLDYSYQRQLELLTKVRRGVADVATSRKRIELQIGQLEQQAAKLQSQAEKALQMDREDLAREALTRKSGLNTQISDLRAQHAQLQGEEEKLVLAQQRLQAKVEAFRTRKETIKATYTAAEAQTRINEAVSGIGEEMGDVGMAIQRAEDKTANMQARAGAIDELIASGALDDVTSSGPSDDISRELDSLGSQSDVELELARLKGLSAPQAPGQLGAAGAGAADPLSKETQAEGETPR, from the coding sequence ATGAGCTTGATGAAGAGGATGAGCCTGATCTTCCGGGCCAAGGCCAACAAGGCGCTCGACGCAGCCGAGGACCCGCGCGAGACCCTCGACTACAGCTACCAGCGCCAGCTCGAGCTGCTCACGAAGGTGCGCCGCGGGGTCGCCGACGTGGCGACCAGTCGCAAGCGCATCGAGCTGCAGATCGGTCAGCTCGAGCAGCAGGCCGCCAAGCTGCAGTCGCAGGCCGAGAAGGCGCTGCAGATGGACCGCGAGGACCTCGCCCGCGAGGCGCTGACCCGCAAGTCCGGGCTCAACACCCAGATCTCCGACCTCCGCGCGCAGCACGCCCAGCTGCAGGGTGAGGAGGAGAAGCTCGTCCTGGCCCAGCAGCGGCTGCAGGCCAAGGTCGAGGCCTTCCGCACCCGCAAGGAGACCATCAAGGCCACCTACACCGCGGCCGAGGCCCAGACCCGCATCAACGAGGCCGTCTCCGGCATCGGCGAGGAGATGGGCGACGTCGGCATGGCGATCCAGCGCGCCGAGGACAAGACGGCCAACATGCAGGCCCGGGCCGGCGCGATCGACGAGCTCATCGCCTCCGGCGCCCTCGACGACGTCACGTCGTCGGGCCCGAGCGACGACATCTCCCGCGAGCTCGACTCGCTGGGCTCGCAGTCCGACGTCGAGCTCGAGCTCGCCCGCCTCAAGGGGCTCTCCGCACCGCAGGCGCCCGGCCAGCTCGGTGCCGCCGGCGCCGGCGCGGCCGACCCGCTGTCGAAGGAGACCCAGGCCGAGGGCGAGACGCCCCGATGA
- the pspAB gene encoding PspA-associated protein PspAB, with translation MGFLDSILGRSRPKQADLDALFNVPSAAITLQTTLGLVPTGDGAVCYRAAAGPAFADTQTDVVELLRATSGAPTIDVTTDEFGFTWLEVDHPPHDPATSDLGELCTDLHAVNTGLEAAGFGPALLCSLVPFADSSGRRLGLVYLYKQGTFYPFAPKPGQGAGGRERDTLLEIQVRDLLVPELPIEQDPSRWLAIWGAPAL, from the coding sequence ATGGGCTTCCTCGACTCCATCCTCGGCCGCTCCCGGCCGAAGCAGGCCGACCTCGACGCGCTGTTCAACGTGCCGAGCGCCGCGATCACGCTGCAGACGACGCTCGGCCTGGTGCCCACCGGCGACGGCGCCGTCTGCTACCGCGCGGCCGCCGGTCCGGCGTTCGCCGACACCCAGACCGACGTCGTCGAGCTGCTGCGGGCCACGTCGGGGGCGCCGACCATCGACGTCACCACCGACGAGTTCGGCTTCACCTGGCTCGAGGTCGACCACCCGCCCCACGACCCGGCGACCTCCGACCTCGGCGAGCTGTGCACCGACCTGCACGCCGTGAACACCGGCCTGGAGGCCGCGGGCTTCGGTCCCGCGCTGCTCTGCTCGCTGGTGCCCTTCGCCGACTCCTCCGGCCGCCGGCTCGGCCTGGTCTACCTCTACAAGCAGGGCACCTTCTACCCGTTCGCGCCCAAGCCCGGCCAGGGGGCCGGGGGTCGCGAGCGCGACACCCTGCTCGAGATCCAGGTCCGCGACCTGCTCGTCCCCGAGCTGCCGATCGAGCAGGACCCCTCCCGCTGGCTGGCGATCTGGGGCGCGCCCGCGCTCTGA